In Rhodocyclaceae bacterium, a single genomic region encodes these proteins:
- a CDS encoding flagellar assembly protein FliH — MARTIIRKSGASPASGMQPGEQVPVVAWRMDVLAPGNDSSPQDVPPPPVRPPEEELARIREEARAEAYAAGFASGLATGTRELAELTQLLGRMREVMEDHEQMLANDVMGLAVELSRQIMRHALHVYPEVVLPVVREAIASLPQGSQHPRLILHPQDAALVRSVLDVNQITPAPWRIVEDARLERGGCRIETAASELDASVGSRWKAVVASLGREDRWVELDPAQRPERASGASGEPAAGAAADPSQPREAR; from the coding sequence ATGGCACGGACCATCATCCGCAAGTCCGGCGCGTCCCCTGCGTCCGGCATGCAGCCCGGCGAGCAGGTTCCCGTGGTCGCCTGGCGCATGGACGTACTTGCCCCGGGGAATGACAGCTCGCCGCAGGACGTGCCGCCACCGCCGGTGAGGCCGCCGGAGGAAGAGCTCGCACGCATCCGCGAGGAGGCGCGTGCCGAGGCGTATGCCGCCGGGTTCGCCAGCGGCCTCGCCACCGGCACGCGCGAGCTCGCGGAGCTGACCCAACTGCTCGGCCGGATGCGCGAGGTGATGGAGGACCATGAGCAGATGCTGGCCAACGATGTGATGGGGCTGGCGGTCGAACTCTCGCGGCAGATCATGCGCCACGCGCTGCACGTGTATCCGGAAGTGGTGCTGCCGGTGGTCCGGGAGGCGATCGCCAGCCTGCCCCAGGGCAGCCAGCACCCGCGGTTGATCCTGCATCCGCAGGATGCGGCGCTCGTGCGGTCGGTGCTCGATGTCAACCAGATCACGCCTGCGCCGTGGCGTATCGTCGAGGATGCGCGGCTCGAGCGCGGAGGCTGTCGGATCGAGACAGCCGCGAGCGAACTCGACGCGAGCGTCGGATCGCGCTGGAAAGCGGTGGTTGCATCGCTCGGACGAGAGGACCGCTGGGTGGAACTCGACCCAGCGCAGCGCCCCGAGCGCGCGTCGGGCGCATCGGGCGAGCCAGCTGCCGGTGCTGCGGCAGACCCGAGCCAGCCTCGCGAGGCGCGATGA
- the fliG gene encoding flagellar motor switch protein FliG produces the protein MSEDGIRKSAILLMSIGEEEAVEVFKYLSPREVQKLGAAMAELQNVEREQVEGVLRDFREQAGVKTTIGLNSDNYIRSVLTKALGTERASGVIDRILRGNDTGGIEALKWMDSASIAELIKNEHPQVIATILVHLERDQAADVLTHFVERLRNDVMLRIAALEGIQPSALSELNEVLIELLQGAGKLSKSAMGGATVAAEILNNLGTSLEASVIASLREHDAELAQQIEDQMFVFENLNDLDDRGIQLLLREVQSESLIIALKGTSNELREKIFKNMSSRAAEMLRDDFESKGPVKLSDVEAEQREILKIVRRLADEGQIALGGKGEEGLVG, from the coding sequence ATGAGCGAAGACGGTATCCGGAAAAGCGCGATCCTGCTGATGTCCATCGGCGAGGAGGAGGCGGTGGAGGTATTCAAGTACCTGTCTCCGCGCGAGGTGCAGAAGCTTGGCGCAGCGATGGCCGAGCTGCAGAACGTCGAGCGCGAGCAGGTCGAGGGCGTCCTGCGCGACTTCCGCGAGCAGGCTGGCGTGAAGACCACGATCGGACTGAATTCGGACAACTACATCCGCTCCGTGCTGACCAAGGCGCTCGGTACCGAACGGGCCTCGGGTGTGATCGACCGCATCCTGCGCGGCAACGATACCGGCGGCATCGAGGCGCTGAAGTGGATGGATAGTGCGTCCATTGCCGAGCTGATCAAGAACGAGCATCCGCAGGTCATCGCGACCATCCTCGTCCATCTCGAGCGCGACCAGGCGGCCGACGTGCTGACCCATTTCGTCGAGCGGCTGCGCAACGACGTGATGCTGCGAATCGCGGCGCTCGAGGGGATACAGCCATCCGCGCTCAGCGAACTGAACGAGGTACTGATCGAGTTGCTGCAGGGTGCCGGCAAGCTCTCGAAGAGCGCCATGGGTGGCGCCACGGTGGCGGCCGAGATCCTGAACAACCTGGGTACTTCGCTCGAGGCCTCGGTGATAGCTTCCCTGCGCGAGCATGACGCCGAACTCGCACAGCAGATCGAGGACCAGATGTTCGTGTTCGAGAACCTGAACGACCTCGACGACCGCGGTATCCAGCTGCTGCTGCGCGAGGTCCAGTCCGAGTCGCTGATCATCGCGCTCAAGGGCACGTCGAACGAACTGCGCGAGAAGATCTTCAAGAACATGTCGTCGCGTGCCGCCGAGATGCTGCGCGACGATTTCGAATCGAAAGGCCCTGTGAAGCTGTCCGATGTCGAGGCCGAGCAGCGCGAGATTCTCAAGATCGTGCGCCGGCTCGCCGACGAAGGGCAGATCGCGCTTGGCGGCAAGGGCGAAGAGGGTTTGGTCGGCTGA